Proteins from a single region of Oncorhynchus nerka isolate Pitt River linkage group LG18, Oner_Uvic_2.0, whole genome shotgun sequence:
- the LOC115146167 gene encoding homeobox protein SIX6: MFQLPILNFSPQQVAGVCETLEESGDIERLGRFLWSLPVAPAACEVLNKNESVLRARAIVAYHTGNFRELYHILENHKFTKESHTKLQALWLEAHYQEAEKLRGRPLGPVDKYRVRKKFPLPRTIWDGEQKTHCFKERTRHLLREWYLQDPYPNPSKKRELAQATGLTPTQVGNWFKNRRQRDRAAAAKNR, encoded by the coding sequence ATGTTTCAGCTGCCTATCTTGAATTTTAGCCCCCAGCAGGTTGCGGGGGTTTGCGAGACTCTGGAAGAGAGCGGGGACATTGAGCGCCTCGGTCGCTTCCTCTGGTCTCTGCCCGTCGCCCCAGCAGCCTGCGAGGTCCTCAACAAGAATGAGTCGGTGCTTAGGGCGCGGGCCATCGTGGCCTACCACACCGGGAATTTCCGAGAACTCTACCACATTCTGGAGAACCACAAGTTCACCAAAGAGTCTCACACTAAACTACAGGCCCTGTGGCTCGAGGCGCACTACCAGGAGGCAGAGAAGCTGCGGGGCCGCCCGCTAGGGCCAGTGGACAAATACAGGGTGCGGAAGAAGTTCCCTCTACCCAGAACGATATGGGACGGAGAGCAAAAGACCCACTGCTTCAAGGAGAGAACCCGACATTTGTTACGAGAATGGTACTTGCAGGATCCTTACCCGAACCCGAGCAAAAAGAGGGAGCTCGCGCAGGCTACTGGACTTACTCCCACACAAGTGGGAAACTGGTTCAAAAATCGTAGACAAAGGGATAGAGCGGCGGCTGCGAAAAATAGGTAG